The nucleotide sequence CCCCGCGGGCTACTTTTCGAACGCAATCGACCAGAGCAGCGCTGGTCACGTTGCGGTAAACGACTCCATGCGCTCCCACGGCCATGTAACGCTGGGCGCTCTCGCCAGTGTCGGCAAGGATGACGACCCTGGTCTTATTTTTGTTGGCAGCGGAAAGGACGGCATTGAAGTCGGAGTGGAACCCTCCGGCAATGATGAGCACGGCGGCGCGGAACTTATCGAGCGCCATGAGCATCTGCTCGGTAGTTTGCGCCTGGGCCACGATGCGCATTTCGTCTTCGACGGCCAGCACCTTGGCGATGCCGGCTCGGAAAATCGCCTGATTGTCGGCCAGTATGAGCTTCAGCATGTGCGCTCCACGTTAAGAGTTACGAGTTACGGACGAACTCATACGAATCGATTACGCAGGCTACGCCACGATTGTCCGTGGGAGCAGCGCCAGCCGCGGGTTCATCGGTCCGCACGACGCGGCCGCGGCATTGAATGACAACGTCTTCTTTGCCGCCGGTGACATCGGGCGGCAGCGTGATTTCAAACTCTACGGGTGAGCCGACTTCGAGCGATGCATCGGCACGAATATAAACGCCGGCAGCGCTCAGATTGCCAGTCACGCCGCTGGTATCGACCGTGGCATCGCCCTTATGGATCTTTATCGGCAATTCCAGCGGAAACCTTTTTCCAGTGCGCGCGTCGGACACGAGTCCTCCTCTACCCTGGCTCTGTAATTCCTGGCAGCCAGATTCCTGACGAATTCCCAGCACAGAGCCTAATGAGTAGCTTAGGGCGGTTATATCACGGAACACATCGCTGTAAAAGCCCGAAACCCTTGGGAACACAGTAAGAACTAGGTACCTCCCCCATTGGAGTCATGAAGATAGCGGGTGCCGAGGGTTCTGGGACGGGTGGGACACCGAGCCTAAGATTCGATGTGCCGGGGCTTCGGTTCGAGAATCAGATTGTGACGCCGCACTCGGCGGCGCTGGGATTCCGGAAATGGGGCAGCTGCGGCGACGGCGCACAGGACATAGAACAGAGCGGCGTTGGCGGGAATCTGGAGATTGAAGTCAAGAAAGCTGTGGATCAATATCCCCCCGCAGCCGAGCAGTGCCGCAACCGTAAGGGTGCCGTTGACGGTGTCCGTCCAGTTTTTCAGTTTGGCTCTCGCACGGCGGAACGTGAGGAACAGGAACCAGATCGCAATCGCGAAGCCGGGGATCCCAGTCTCCACCAGCAGTTGTAAGTAGTCGTTGTGGGCCTGATTCACAAAAAAGCTGGTGTAGAAGCTTCGGAATTGCGGGTACACAACGGGAAACGTTCCCAGCCCCCATCCGAGGAATGGTCGCTCGCGCAACATGCGGAGGCAGTCGCGATCGATGGTCACGCGGACCCCGCCGGTGAGCTCCTGCCGCGTCTCACTCTCGATGCTGGCCATGCGGTGAGAGAGTTTGTTTCCGCCCAGCCAAATCAGAAAGCCTATGACAACAGCCAGAAAAAGTCCGAGGGCGACGTGCTGTTTCCAATCCCCACGTTTGCGCAGCAGTATTGCCAGTACGATCATCTCCGCAGCGAAGGCGAGCATGCCGCCGCGCGACCCTGAGAGAAAAATTGTTCCCGCCATCAGTGCGCCGATCCCGGCCACGACCAGCTTGCGATTGCCCTCGGTGTGGCGCGACAAGGCCAACACCAGCGGGAAGGGAACGAGCATCTCCATGAGTCCAGCGTAGTGATTGTGGTTGACGTAGGGACCGTAGATCAGGCCACCCTGCTCCAGCGGCCAGATCCAATAGAGCTTGCCGTTGGGGGCGATTCCTTGCAGCAAGGAAAAAGAGGCGACCACCAGTCCGTAGCCGCAGATGATTTTGGCGAGAGATCTGGCTTGCGAGGATCGTTTTAGATTTTGCGTGGCGACAAAAACCAGCATTCCAAAGCTGGCATAAAGGAGGAGAAGCGAGTAGGTGATGTGGCGGTAAGCAGTGCTCCCCGTGATCCATTGCAGAGCCACAAGCGCGGCGAAGGCCAGCATGGGAGCATACAACGGGTGCCACTCGACCTTGATCTCCTGATGGTTCCACTGAAGGAGCCCCCACGCTATGAACAGCGCAGCAGCGCAGGATTCCAGCGAGAAGATGGCCCAGGGTTGGACCGCACCGAAAGCCAGGGGAGCCGCAAGCAATACGACGACAGTGCCAGCCAAGAGCGCGGAACTGGATGCGCTCACGCTCAAGCGCGAAACGGACGGTTCAGGAATGGGCGGACGTGCCAAGGCGGAACTCATGGCTGAGCCGCCGCAGCTTCAGGAGTCAACTGGAAATCATCGAGCCATAGCTTGCCGCGAATCGGGCTGCCAGCCGGAATGCGTTCCACATTCAAGACCAGCAGGCTGGTGGTGGGAGCCGTAGTGAAACGGGAATGCACGGCTTTCCAGAAGTCAGCTCCGTTGAGAGGGTCGCTGGTGTAGACCGCTTGTCCCGTATAGACGTCGCGCAAGACAATCTGCGGTCCACCCGCACCTTGAAACTCGGATGACTTGTAGTACGCGGTGAATTCGTAATTGGTAGCGGCGCGAACCGGAATCCATTGGTGGATTCCCGAGTCGGAGATCCCGGGACCTTCGAAGGTGACGGATAAAGAGCGTTGTCCTTCGTGGACGTCGCTGGCGTCGAGCAGCAAGTTCACTCCGGGCTGCGTTTGGTAGGACCAGTCGAAACCTCCGTTGAGAATGGGGAGGCTGAAATCGCCGTTCACGATCAAGTTGTCGGGTGTTGGTAGATATCCCGGCAGGTACAGCACGCTCGCAGCCTGCTCCCATGCCGCCACCGCAGCTTCAGGACGTCGTTCGCGAATCAGAAATCGAACGTAGTCCAGCAGATAATTCGTCTCGAATCTTTGATGGAGCTGGATGAGTTGGTTCCACGCCTTGATCGCAGCCTCGGTTTCAGTTCTGGACTGGAGAATGGTTAAGAATGCGAGCAGCGAGTCCGGGCGGTGCGGAACCACGTCGCGGAGCAGAGCGTCAACGTCCGGACGAGCGCGCCAGCAAGTTTGCAGTGCCAGGCTCGGCAGATAGGGGTCATTCTCAATCACCACGCGAAATTCGCGAAGCGCGCGGTCGGTATCGCCCGCCACCAGGAAAAAATTGGCCGCCTCCCAGGCAACATCGGGCGCGGTGGGTTCTGCTTGCACAGCGTGCTCGAGTGCGGAACGCTGACCGTCAGTATTGCCAGCCACTTGATACGCGGCAGCCAAGTCGAACCAGTAACGGGCCTGATGGGGATTGAGGCGAGTGGCTGCCTCATAGCCCGCAAGCGCGGCTTGCGGATTGCCGGCGACAAACGCGAAATATCGTCCCAGGTGATGCTGGTATTCGGCGTTGCCGGGAGACAAGCGGACTGCTCGTTCGAGGCTGGGCAGGTCGGGCCGGACGCTGAAACGGCTCGCGGCAAACTCCTTGGTAGCTAAAAGCAAGTACGCGAGCGTCAGTAGAAATGACCCGGCGATCAGCCGGCGTTGGCGGCCAGAGAAAGAAATGTCCATCGTGATCGAACCCGAGCCCTGGTCAATGCAGTCGTTCAGGCGCCAGAGGCTGCCCGCGGTTGCTCCTGTGTTTCAGCGGGCGGTTCGGGTGGATCTTCCTGATAGTAGTGACTGTATTTACCCTGGTACTCGTAGTAGTAGTAATAATCGGGCGACGTCAGGTCCACGGCATTGAGCAGAACGCCGGTGACATGAGCATTGACCTGCATCAGAATGTCACGCGCTCGGCGGAGTGCCTGTTTGGTGGTCTGACCTGAACGGATCACGAGAATAATCGCGTCCACCCGAGGTGACAGCACAACCGCGTCGGTCACCGAAAGCGTAGGTGGAGTGTCAATCACCACGTGATCAAACTGTTCGCGCAACTCTTTCAAAACATCTCGCATATTCGCCGAAGCCAGCAGTTCCGCCGGGTTGGGCGGCGGCGAACCCGCGGCCAGAATAAAGAGGTTCGGCAGGATCGGAGAGACGGTGATCGCCTGCTCGAGCGTGGCGTTTCCGGTCAGCACGTTGCTGAGACCGCTGCGCGGACCCATGCCCAGTGTCTTATGCACGCTAGGACGGCGCAAGTCTGCATCGACCAGCAGCACGCGCACACCTTTTTGCGCCAAGACGATGGCAGTGTTGATCGAGGTGGTGGTCTTGCCCTCCTGCGGACGGGCACTCGTGATCATGACGACCTTGGGCGGCGCTCCCAGGCTGGATAGCAACAGGGAGGTACGCAAGGCACGATACGATTCTGCCATCTGCGACTGGGGTCGGACTTGCGTAACCAGTTCGAAGACTTCACGGGACGAAGTCAAGGAGAGACGCTTCGCTCCGGCATTTGCGTTGCTTGACTTGGAGCCGAGCGGAATCATTCCAAGCGACGGCAACGCCGAAATCATCTGCGCCTGCTCGGTGGTACGCACGGTATTGTCCATGCCCTCCAGGAGAAAAGCGAGGCCGATGCCAGAGGTGATTCCGAGGACGAGGGCAAATGCAAGATTGCGTGGAATGTTTGGTTCCACGGGAGCACCCGGCGGACGCGCGGGGTCGAGGATGCGGAAATTGGTGGACTTCAGGCTGGCAGTAACACCCGCCTCCTTCAGCTTTTCCAAAAGACCTTCGTAAAGCTGGCGGTTGGAATCGACATCGCGCTTGAGCAGGGTGTATTCGATGGCGTTTTCGTTCAGCCGATTGGCTTCCTGCTTCTGCTTGTCGAGAGCTTCGCGCAACATGCTTTGCCGCTGCACCGCGGTTTGATAGTCCCCGCGCAGGTGATCGACTGCTTTGTGCGTTTCGGCCT is from Acidobacteriota bacterium and encodes:
- a CDS encoding response regulator transcription factor, with translation MLKLILADNQAIFRAGIAKVLAVEDEMRIVAQAQTTEQMLMALDKFRAAVLIIAGGFHSDFNAVLSAANKNKTRVVILADTGESAQRYMAVGAHGVVYRNVTSAALVDCVRKVARGETWVQDMAVPSELTENDMVGLRVRDRLTAKELRIVALIVQGYKNKEIATQLGTTEQVIKNYLRNVYDKIGVSDRLELALFTIHHRILNEAASAVASTMPAPPQGAGVPN
- a CDS encoding PilZ domain-containing protein, coding for MSDARTGKRFPLELPIKIHKGDATVDTSGVTGNLSAAGVYIRADASLEVGSPVEFEITLPPDVTGGKEDVVIQCRGRVVRTDEPAAGAAPTDNRGVACVIDSYEFVRNS
- a CDS encoding O-antigen ligase family protein, with the protein product MARPPIPEPSVSRLSVSASSSALLAGTVVVLLAAPLAFGAVQPWAIFSLESCAAALFIAWGLLQWNHQEIKVEWHPLYAPMLAFAALVALQWITGSTAYRHITYSLLLLYASFGMLVFVATQNLKRSSQARSLAKIICGYGLVVASFSLLQGIAPNGKLYWIWPLEQGGLIYGPYVNHNHYAGLMEMLVPFPLVLALSRHTEGNRKLVVAGIGALMAGTIFLSGSRGGMLAFAAEMIVLAILLRKRGDWKQHVALGLFLAVVIGFLIWLGGNKLSHRMASIESETRQELTGGVRVTIDRDCLRMLRERPFLGWGLGTFPVVYPQFRSFYTSFFVNQAHNDYLQLLVETGIPGFAIAIWFLFLTFRRARAKLKNWTDTVNGTLTVAALLGCGGILIHSFLDFNLQIPANAALFYVLCAVAAAAPFPESQRRRVRRHNLILEPKPRHIES
- a CDS encoding polysaccharide biosynthesis tyrosine autokinase; its protein translation is MASGPLVPQNNGYRDLQPADPSEIFKQVGPGLYNVLPSQDSALREYMRVLIKRKWIVIACAAGIFAAVAIASLRQTPVYEAVGRIAVNKADSNLVAFKDSVPVMDYYDPTDLDTEVRILQSDLIALQVIRQLNLDKRPEFGAQPTPKQPNLVADPLQDDSKRTTALLGGFKGNLKVSLIPNTRIIEIHYRSTDPALASSAVNVLAATYVEQNFKTKYDSTMQASEWLKKKLVDLQMNVETSQEKLVRYQKEHEIFGIDEKQNIITQKLDELNKELTAAESDRMQKEAIYRMTQNGDPDTIATAISSVPVATLGGTGTSPLLEKLHQQQADLKIQIAELSTQFGPAYPKVAQLNNQSKEIERQVQAETHKAVDHLRGDYQTAVQRQSMLREALDKQKQEANRLNENAIEYTLLKRDVDSNRQLYEGLLEKLKEAGVTASLKSTNFRILDPARPPGAPVEPNIPRNLAFALVLGITSGIGLAFLLEGMDNTVRTTEQAQMISALPSLGMIPLGSKSSNANAGAKRLSLTSSREVFELVTQVRPQSQMAESYRALRTSLLLSSLGAPPKVVMITSARPQEGKTTTSINTAIVLAQKGVRVLLVDADLRRPSVHKTLGMGPRSGLSNVLTGNATLEQAITVSPILPNLFILAAGSPPPNPAELLASANMRDVLKELREQFDHVVIDTPPTLSVTDAVVLSPRVDAIILVIRSGQTTKQALRRARDILMQVNAHVTGVLLNAVDLTSPDYYYYYEYQGKYSHYYQEDPPEPPAETQEQPRAASGA